In one Candidatus Cloacimonas sp. genomic region, the following are encoded:
- a CDS encoding caspase family protein — MKKYLLTGLLLLVIVFAFAERKALVIANWNYANGLLKSPKTDADSIGAALEGVGFDITRLNNANFASMQAAIDTLAIHLSDEDEVVVYFSGHGTSYKNINYLVPAGVDLSSQLTLENACYSLSTLSNKIKIAKTSILIVEASRNWVKPKTELMSPKTFVSMKSASPNQVIIFSCHPGYTVPNYTAAKSVFSMAMAHHIATAEEGLNSFFPVLCNEIMQQTDYQQKPWISGTLKKDFQFNTNIQKGMWKNTSPRPKIGGGSLSW, encoded by the coding sequence ATGAAAAAATATCTGCTAACAGGTCTTTTGTTATTGGTGATTGTTTTTGCCTTCGCCGAACGCAAAGCATTGGTAATTGCCAATTGGAATTATGCTAATGGATTATTAAAAAGTCCTAAAACCGATGCTGATTCAATCGGGGCAGCTCTGGAAGGAGTTGGTTTTGACATCACGCGCCTCAATAATGCCAACTTTGCTTCAATGCAGGCAGCGATAGATACTTTGGCAATTCATCTTAGCGATGAAGATGAGGTGGTCGTTTATTTCAGTGGGCATGGGACAAGCTATAAGAATATCAATTACTTAGTTCCCGCCGGGGTGGATTTGTCATCTCAGCTCACATTGGAGAATGCCTGTTACAGTTTATCCACTTTAAGCAATAAAATAAAAATTGCCAAGACCTCCATCCTAATTGTAGAAGCATCCAGAAATTGGGTTAAGCCCAAAACTGAATTAATGAGTCCCAAGACCTTCGTTAGTATGAAATCCGCTTCTCCCAATCAAGTAATTATTTTTAGCTGTCATCCAGGATACACAGTGCCGAACTATACTGCCGCGAAAAGCGTTTTTTCTATGGCTATGGCACATCACATAGCAACCGCAGAAGAAGGGCTAAATTCATTTTTCCCTGTTTTATGCAATGAAATTATGCAGCAAACAGATTATCAACAAAAACCCTGGATTTCGGGCACTTTAAAGAAGGACTTTCAGTTTAACACCAATATTCAGAAAGGAATGTGGAAAAATACTTCTCCTCGTCCTAAAATAGGGGGAGGTTCACTTTCTTGGTAA
- a CDS encoding ABC transporter ATP-binding protein: MDIIKTECIVKDYILGKVKVRALNGVDLHIQKGEFVAIMGPSGSGKSTLMHILGCLDKPTEGEYYLDDILVSKMPKSALAAVRNRKIGFVFQSFNLLPHLNILKNVELPLMYGGMSQSKRVAKARTVLQNVGLGDRLKHKPNELSGGQRQRVAIARAIINDPSILLADEPTGNLDSQSGGDILEIFKDLHSQGNTVIIVTHDQAIASRAERIIRIKDGKIVDGNSHS; this comes from the coding sequence ATGGATATTATCAAAACTGAATGCATAGTAAAGGATTACATTTTGGGCAAGGTAAAAGTCCGTGCCCTAAATGGAGTGGATCTTCATATTCAGAAAGGTGAATTTGTTGCCATTATGGGTCCATCCGGTTCGGGAAAAAGCACTTTAATGCATATTCTTGGTTGTTTGGATAAGCCTACTGAAGGAGAATATTATCTGGATGATATTCTGGTGAGTAAAATGCCCAAATCGGCTTTAGCGGCGGTGAGAAATCGTAAAATCGGCTTTGTTTTTCAGTCCTTCAATCTCCTGCCGCATTTAAATATCCTCAAAAATGTAGAATTACCTTTGATGTATGGTGGAATGAGTCAATCCAAACGCGTCGCCAAAGCCAGAACTGTTTTACAGAATGTAGGTTTGGGAGATCGTTTGAAACATAAACCAAATGAACTTTCCGGTGGGCAAAGACAACGCGTTGCCATAGCCAGAGCCATTATAAATGATCCATCTATATTACTTGCTGATGAACCGACGGGAAATTTGGATTCTCAATCGGGCGGAGATATCTTGGAGATTTTCAAGGACTTACACAGCCAAGGCAATACGGTTATAATAGTTACTCACGACCAAGCAATTGCTTCGAGAGCAGAAAGAATAATCAGAATAAAAGACGGTAAAATAGTAGATGGCAATTCCCATAGCTGA
- a CDS encoding ABC transporter permease, which translates to MAIPIAESLKLGIADILMRKVRSIVTVIGIILGVMCIMVVLAIVNGMNKSTLSWMEERGGLSKIEVEQNWQYDFSKGGDPSFTLREIRYLQSLIPEAEAFNPTVQDWEAVITKGDIRYSTSLRGVMPDFVKVEQWDIAKGRFIKELDIDLHSNVVVIGSTVAKEFFGSDEPLGQIISIGNQQFTIVGVMAERFMQSQGGQIEMGDNALEYLNKRCFIPISTMVSKINPDNKISSIDIRAKSPEAAKDLRRKVENIVLNLKNGKRLFQVTSAKEQMDTMQANAKIMEAIFILIAVISLLVGGIVIMNIMLASIRERTREIGVRIAVGARSRDIFLQFLVQTILITSLGGVFGILFGFAILEKVGSYLQIEVLASVQMIWVALLVSIGVGLIFGVGPAIRASRLDPVIALREE; encoded by the coding sequence ATGGCAATTCCCATAGCTGAATCCCTGAAACTTGGCATAGCAGATATTTTGATGCGTAAAGTGCGCAGTATTGTAACTGTAATAGGTATTATTTTGGGCGTGATGTGCATAATGGTGGTTCTGGCAATTGTAAATGGAATGAATAAAAGCACTTTAAGCTGGATGGAAGAACGGGGTGGATTAAGTAAAATTGAAGTGGAACAAAATTGGCAGTATGATTTTTCCAAAGGTGGCGATCCGAGTTTCACTTTAAGGGAAATTCGTTATTTGCAATCTCTTATTCCGGAAGCGGAAGCATTTAACCCAACTGTTCAGGATTGGGAAGCCGTTATTACAAAAGGTGATATTCGATATAGCACTTCTTTAAGAGGCGTAATGCCCGATTTTGTCAAAGTGGAACAGTGGGACATTGCCAAAGGTAGATTCATCAAGGAGTTAGATATTGATTTGCATAGCAATGTAGTTGTGATTGGTTCAACCGTAGCCAAGGAATTTTTTGGTAGCGATGAACCCTTGGGTCAAATAATATCTATTGGCAATCAACAATTTACAATTGTGGGAGTGATGGCGGAAAGATTTATGCAATCACAGGGTGGACAAATTGAAATGGGCGACAATGCTTTGGAATATTTGAACAAACGGTGTTTCATTCCCATCTCCACAATGGTTAGTAAAATCAATCCAGACAACAAAATAAGCTCCATAGACATCAGGGCAAAAAGTCCTGAAGCAGCCAAAGACCTTAGGCGCAAAGTGGAAAATATCGTTCTGAACTTAAAAAACGGAAAACGGTTGTTTCAGGTTACTTCTGCCAAAGAACAAATGGATACTATGCAGGCAAATGCAAAAATTATGGAAGCAATATTTATTTTAATAGCCGTCATATCTTTGTTGGTAGGTGGAATCGTAATTATGAACATTATGCTTGCTTCCATCAGAGAACGAACTCGCGAAATTGGAGTCCGCATAGCCGTGGGGGCAAGAAGTAGAGACATTTTTTTGCAATTTTTGGTTCAGACGATTCTCATTACATCTCTGGGGGGAGTTTTTGGCATACTATTCGGATTTGCCATTTTGGAGAAAGTGGGTTCCTATTTACAAATAGAGGTGCTTGCCTCGGTTCAAATGATTTGGGTGGCGCTTTTGGTTTCTATTGGAGTGGGGCTTATTTTTGGAGTGGGACCGGCAATTAGGGCTTCGCGTCTTGATCCTGTAATTGCTTTAAGGGAGGAATAA
- a CDS encoding YihY family inner membrane protein, with translation MSKKKQKSGFLHKLFLWLYSYISIVISDLKKIYQSLTVAQQRKLILKNVWQFLKDFYQRFMNEGILKESASLTYITILGFVPFINFLVLLAPDLPFLNLRDKFREIVVQNFIPSSANAIISFLDKLIMPKVGFNIFNFVILLISSYSLFTVIRSTFDRILSMQLKTSLDTITQLVKFFGTIVFGLLIIVLLFSSSSLPIISRLLNSAVLQWVMVVVPFVLQFLAIMFLYMLLPSVRIQRGALFRGAFWTTVIWVIGKSAFDFYIYNLTNYQALYGVMAVLPIFLMWIYINWAIILGGMVLVSVIENKKTGNFLTKEPHNAVRITMELFTNKKINQRLEGLLDKKDLQKMVDTLNEDEEDK, from the coding sequence ATGAGTAAAAAGAAGCAGAAAAGCGGTTTTCTGCACAAACTCTTTCTTTGGTTATATTCCTATATAAGCATTGTGATTTCCGACCTCAAAAAGATATATCAATCATTAACCGTTGCTCAGCAACGAAAACTGATTTTAAAAAATGTTTGGCAGTTTCTGAAGGATTTTTACCAACGCTTTATGAACGAAGGTATATTGAAAGAATCTGCCAGCTTAACTTATATTACAATTCTGGGCTTTGTGCCTTTCATCAATTTTTTGGTGTTATTGGCTCCGGACCTACCTTTCCTAAATTTGCGGGATAAATTCAGAGAAATTGTGGTTCAGAACTTCATTCCCAGTTCGGCTAATGCCATAATAAGCTTTTTGGATAAACTTATTATGCCCAAAGTCGGCTTTAACATTTTCAATTTCGTTATTTTACTTATTAGCTCATATTCACTGTTTACTGTAATTAGAAGTACTTTTGACCGCATTCTTAGTATGCAATTGAAGACCTCATTGGATACCATAACACAATTAGTGAAGTTTTTCGGCACAATTGTTTTTGGATTGCTAATTATCGTTTTGCTATTTTCCAGTTCGTCTCTTCCGATTATTTCGCGTTTGTTAAATTCCGCCGTTTTACAATGGGTTATGGTAGTTGTTCCTTTTGTGTTACAGTTTTTAGCTATAATGTTTTTGTATATGTTACTGCCATCTGTAAGAATTCAGCGTGGGGCATTATTTAGAGGTGCTTTTTGGACAACGGTCATCTGGGTGATTGGCAAATCCGCATTTGATTTTTATATATATAACTTAACCAATTATCAAGCGCTCTATGGAGTGATGGCAGTGCTGCCCATTTTTCTGATGTGGATATATATCAACTGGGCGATCATTCTGGGAGGAATGGTTTTGGTAAGTGTGATTGAGAATAAAAAAACGGGTAATTTTTTAACTAAAGAACCTCATAATGCAGTGCGAATAACGATGGAACTATTTACTAATAAAAAGATAAATCAGC